GGGGGTTGTCGAAGGTCACATGCTCCGCCAGGATCTTGCACACGACAACCACCTCCTTGTTCTTGGGGACGTTGAGGAGCTTCGCGGCCACCAGCGGGTTGCTGTAGTGGGGCTGAAGAGACGCCGGTTAGGGTCCTCGTGAGAGGGCGGCTGGGCGCGCGGCTGGGTGCCCAGCACAGAGGCAGGGCTCTCACCGagttacagacgtctcctgcttAGAAATGCGGAGACCCGGCCCAGAGGGACGGACCCGGGACGAATGCGACGTCAAGCTATACCTGATAAAAATTAGGCAGCACAGAGGAGGAAGCAAGAGCTTTGGGGGAAATGATTTTACGTGGATATGCAATTGTCTAAAGAGGCCCTTGGAAGGTAAAAATGAGATTTGATGGCAGTTTTGGGTGAGGACGTGGGCTTGGGAGACCCCCGGAGGTTGAGCGGTTAGGGTGGGCTGAGTACAGCCTGGCTCCCTTTCACAGGCAAACGTCTCCAGCCGCCCCTTCGTGAGCAGCGGCTGCTGTCGGGCCCGGGGCCCACGTACCTGGGCCTTCTTCCCGTAGTAGGGGAAGTAGCGGAGGCTGTAGGAGCCGCTGGGCGGGAAGTACGCCACCTGCAGAGCCGGGGCGCCCCGGGGCCGGTCCTGCGGGCGAGAAGCTGCTGCGAGAAGGGCCGGACCGGGCATGCGCACGCGCGCGTCTCCGTGCATGCTCTGCGTGTGTGTCTCATGTGTGCACGGGTGttcgtgtgtgtgcacgtgtgcggaGCAGCTGACTGCACGAGCAGGTGGCATGAACCAGGTCTAGTCTGTGTCGTCGACCGGGAATCCTTTCCTGGTGTAACTGGTTAGTTCATAAGACGCCGGTGACTTACCGAAGTCGCACCTTCCAGATTAAACCCGCTTAGGATAAAAGGGGTGACAGGGCCGAGTGTGTGGGGCCGGCAGCCCCCGAGGCGCATGGCCCGCCTGCTGCTGGGGCTGCCCTCGTCCACCGTCAGTGTCCTCGAACGGCCCGTCCGAGAGCAGGAAGGGGCACTTTGGTGTCTGTTAAAATGTCAAGCCAGCCTACACgtgtgccatcagggaagctggaAACAGGAAGCTGGGGCAGGATGCACCCTGCAGCCGGGGGGTGGCACAGAGTGTGCGGTCGCCCTGGGGCCCCTGCAGACAGCAAAGAGCCCGGGCCCAGGCTCGACAGAGCGAACTGTAGAAAGCACTCAGTGAAGACAAACTGAGTTTTATCCATGTGGTACTTAAAAACGCATTTTGAGAAAAACCGGACTAAATTAATGGCAATTCCTGGCAGCAGGTAAACTCACACTGTTCATCAATGGTGCTGGTGTTAATCAGCATCGTTTtgtaaataagcaaacaaaagcaCAAAAGAGGGTGGTGGAAGTGAGTTGGGTTTTCCAAATTGCcacagacatcctgaagtgtgttGGGGATACGCTGTCTCAGACGCTTTTTTGAAGCAAAACAAAGTGCTGTTTTTTCTTACTGGGTTTTCATCCCTGTGATAAAAACCACTTAGCATGAAGGTTCCTGCCACCCGCGCACCTGGTTTATTAGGCGACCCCTGAGATGTTTTTAGGGGAAACCTGATCAGGGTTTCCCGAGGGGTTCCCAGCCCAAACAGGACGACCGTGCCCGTGGGTCACTCACCAGGAAGGCACAGTCCACCCTGGGGGCCGTGCTGTTGCCGGGGAGAAACTTGACGATCTGCAAGGGAGCGGCTGTgagtgcagggggctggggggggggtgcCAGGGGGTCCTGCTCTGAGGACTCAGCAGGTGTGCCCCCTCCTGCTTCAAGCCTGTGGTCTTGGCTGCCGAGCGGTCAGCAGAGCCCAAGCCACGGCATCCGCCCCCCTGTGCCTCCCCACCCCGCTTGGATCCACCTCTGAAAGCCCCGGCCCCTGGGCCCCTCTGGGCCCAAGGTAGCACCTGCCTCATTCACGGGGACCCCGGCCTTCCTGCTCTGTGTGCCCACCAGGGAACAGACCCCGGCTGGACCGGGCTGAGCGCAGGGCACAGGTCTATGCCCTCCGCCGCCTCTCAGAGAGGAAAGTGAACAGCGTCACCCCTGCCAGATCCCTCGCCCCCTGGGTCCCCGTCCATTGTGGGCAGCCTCCAGAGCTTTGCTGGGTCCTCTCGGTCCGTCCCTCAGCGCCTGGCCCCGGTGGGTTCCCAGGCGCCCTCCCCATGCTGACCGCCTGGCTTTTCCCAGCTGCCCTGTGCACAGGACTGCCCTGGGCTCCGCGGCTCACCAGTCAAGCAGGCGGGGAGTCCGGATGGGCGCTTCCAGGTGAGGGGCTGCAGGCTCCCCAGCCAGCCTGGGGCCTGGAGGGGCGGAGAGCAGGGGCCCTTCTCCCTTCTGCCCCCACACTCACCCTGTTCATCTTGATGATGAAGCACGGCTTTCCCTCCGCGAAACCGAAGGTGGGGTCGGGCTGGCCGGAGCAGTTCTGCAGCATGTCTGCCGTGAACTTGCAGGAAAACTTGGTGTGGTTCGGGGCCAGGAAGCGCTCCTGGAAGAAGTACCTCTCGGACGTGCAGTTGATGTTGTCCTCCTGGGCTGCAGGCGAGTAGCCTGGGGGGGACGCACCTGTGGTCCTGCCCCAGCAGcagcccgccccccacccagctcctcagGAAAGGAGAGTGGAGACCGGGGCCTGGGTCCCCCCTTACCCGCCAGGAAGTGCCGCAAGGCCTGTGTGAGCCCTGTCCAGGTCCTGTTGTCAGACACGTTGTAGGAGATATCCAGGCCTTTGTCCCCGTAGGTGTCCGGCCTCAAGGTCACCCCTGGAGAGAGGACGCAATGCCTGGGGTCTGGCTGCACGTTCAGGCCATGTGAGGTGCTGCTGGCCTGCCCTAGCGGGGGCAGCGCCCAATATGCTGGGGCCAGGGCTTCGAAGGCCCCCGCCCTCCCCCGGTGTGCCCAGGAAGGCCCAGGACACTGCACAGTAGCCAGGGGGCCGCTCAGGTGCATGAGGCCTGGTTAGGCCCCAGGGCTCCCTCTGCAAGAAGCCCGCCCCTCACCCTGCCTGCCAGCCTGTGGGTTTGGGTGTGGTTTCAAGCGCTAGTCTACTATGCCCTGTTCTGAGATTGCACTGAGATCCTCCACGTTTGATCCGTTTCTTGGTTGTAAAGATTGACCCCAGCGGTCACGAGGATTTGTGGACGATGCTCAGGGTGGCGGGCCCGCCGCCTCCAGGCACAGCCCAGCACTGCTCTTGGGTGGTCTTGGATTATTTTCCTCGGAAGGCACTAAGGACGCAGGGTTGACAAACACCAAGTCGCTGGGCTGGAAAAGCTGAGCTTCCTTACGCACCCTTCCCGCCTCTCTCTGTTTTGCTGTCTGCCCTCGGCCCGGGTCAGCGGGCTGCGTGCGGACGTCTTGGTCCAGATGCTGTCTCCAGGCTTCAGAGGGGCTGCCCGCCTGTCCCCGGCCCGCGCGTCTCCCCAGCGCTTCCCCTTGATTGGGCAGTGACACAGGTCTGTCACACGGCGAGCGGCCGCCCCCCTTAGACAAGACCCCAGCCCTGGGTCTGCTGGCCTCCTGCCGGCGAGGAGGCGGGGATCCCCCGGGAGAGCGGCCTCGGTGCTGGACGCCCGCCCCCTGCCTCCTGGTCCCCTGGTGCCTGTGTCTCCACAGCTTCCCCAAGGGGTGGGCGGAGCCGGGCCCGCCGCAGGTTACCTGGCGACTTGAGCTGGTCCTGGTAGTCGGGCGTGTAGGGGTCGACGGTGCACATCAGCACATAGATGCAGAGGGCAAAGACGCCGGTCATGACCACGTAGAAGGCCACGTAGTACAGGCTgatccacactgcaggcagaggcgGGTCAGGAGCTCGGGCACCGGGAGCGCGCGCCCAGCTCACCTCACCTCTCGGGTGGGCACTCACCTGCTCCCGGAACACGCTCACCCCAATAACCCCACGCCCCTTCACTTAAAATTCTTCTTAAAGATTGCAGTTTTGGGAACCTAGCTTTAAACCCGCTGCTCTGAAATCCAGGGCTGAGCCTCTGGGGCCTGTTCTCAGCTGCCCTCTACTCTCTGGTACTTGGGTCAGGGGTGTCAGGGCCTGGGCAGACCTTTGGGGTCGGCCAGTGGGGACGGGAGGCTGGGGGGGCTTGGTCTGGACCCTGGACccaccagcccctggcagccgCGGGGCGGCCCCTGCCCTCTCCCGGGCCCTGCACGCACCCCAGCGGGACAGCGTGCGGCCCAGCACCTGCCCTCTCCCGGGCCCTGCACGCACCCCAGCGGGACAGCGTGCGGCCCAGCATCTGCCCGGTGTCCGGGTTCCAGCAGTAGCGCTGGAACTCCTCCATCCGCTGCCCACATGACTTTTTCTCCTGCAGCGCCGCCATCGCTGACCGCGGCTGCCGGGGCTGCAGGGAGGCCGCACACCCGGCTTTTAAGGTCTCCTCCTTGGAGCCCAAGGGCACCACGGCGCCCAGCTGAGGGAGGCCCCGGCAGGTGTTATCGGCCCTGCCATTAAGGTGCCCTCTGCCGCCTCCCTGGGCATGTCGGGGCAGCGCCCTCACCACCAGCCCCTCCTCACGCGTGCCCTTGGCGGGAACTTTATCTGCTCTGATAACAAGCAAGCAAGGAGACCAGCAGGCGCTCGGGAGGGGCTGGCAGGAAAGCAGGTCGCGAGGCCGGGCCTGTACCCGGCGCCCAGCCGTGGCCGAGAGGCTCGAGCTGAAGGGGCAGGAGCCTGAGGTTGCCGGCGGGGGTCCCGGAGGGGCGGGAGCTGGGGGCTCCTGTctctgtcactgctgctgctggagaGCCAAGCTCACCGGCGCCCCGGGAGGTGGCCTGGGGGCTCGGGGGTCCTGACACTCGAGCGCAGCTTGGGTGACAGCTCACATGCTGCCCTGAAAGCCACACAGGGGCCCACCGCCCTACAGCGAGACATGCTTTTCACTCAGCGACGCCGGGCCCCGGGCGTGCCGTTCAAAGGCAGGTTCTGACCCGGATGGGCCCAGTGGGCCGGGGGCTCCCGGGGGCCTCGACTGCGGCTGCAGGACCACAGCCATATCTGGGCAGTGGACACGCTGCCTGGAGCCACATCCGAGTGGCCTGGGGAGCCTTGGCGGCCTCTGACACTGGTCTCAGCCCTGAGTTTCTGAGGGGGCTGACCTGCGGGTGGCCTGAGTGTCTGGACCACCCCCCGACCCCAGACCCCTGTGGTGTGTGGTCAGAACCAAGGAGCCTTGGCTGCTACGTAGCCGGGGCCGTGACCTTGGCTCCCCGGGGAGTGGACACCGCCCAGGGATGTGACGCCCTCCTCTACGATGAGGCCACAGCAGGCAGGGGtggcggagcacaggctcctTTGCAGACCCGTCAGAACCGGCTGGGTTGGCGGGGATCGCCTGCAGCTCTAGCTGTGCAGCCGCCCACTGTCCTGCTCCCTCTGAGGGACCCACGATAGGAAGGTTTCTTCCAGGGTGAGAACTATGAAAAACCCTCCAGGCATTATGCCGTTTTCTTCAGGGTGATTTAGagtttgtcagcaaaatgataaaaattcatttatccTTCAAAATGATAAATTGTAGCATTTTAGCTTGGACTCACAATTTCTTGGGTTTCTTAATGGGCGGATCCTAGGCGCTCTCCAGCACACTGTTCCTGGTCATGGCTTTGGAACTTCAGGGCAGTAGAAATGCAGAGTGTGGCCTCGGGCTTTGGTCTCACTGTCCACGCCCATGGAGCTGGGACCCCAGGCGAGCAGGCTCGAGGCGCAGGGCAGCAACTGCCAGACACAGACTGCAGCCCTGGCCGGCACAGTGCAGACGCCCGGGGCTTAGTCTGGGGCTGAACCCTCACGCTCAGGCTCTGAATTCCCACAAGCATGGACGTGTGTGCTGAGCTGCAGACGTGCTGTCTCAACGACCTTCTCGGGACATGTGTCCATGGTTGGGGGTGGGCACTGGGAGAGGGCAGCTTCCTGCCCAGCATGCCTGCGGGACCACTTGAGCAGATGACCTCCGAAAAGGGTGCGCCCCAGACCGTGGGGGCTCACCCCAGGTCCCACCTAGGGGCCGTAAGGAGCAGGATCCACCCCTCCGCTGCTGCTCGGGGGCCCGAGGAGTCAGCAGAAACTGAAGCGCTAGATGGGAGGAAGATGCCCAGTGGATGACCACTGATCAGAGCAAGACCTGGGAAGACTTCAAAAGGAATCGAAACAGGAGCGTCAATAGGTGTCAAGACTGGGGTGACAAAGGCTGGCATCATCGGCAGGTTGTCAAGCTGCCGCAGTGAAAATGCTTCATTGAGCATCTGTGAACATGCTTGAACAAATGGGAAAACAGAAGTAGGGAGTTtaaggaaagaaaccaaagatacatagaagaaccaaatggaaattttagattaaaaaaatacagaagccAGACTAAAAAGCTCAAAGAATGTATTCCtcagcagaggggaggggagaggggaaagaaTCAGtgacttggaagaaaaaaaaatagaagtttccAGGTTTGAACAAATAGAAACTAGAGCCAGAAAAAATTGTGCCGAGCTCGGTGCCCAGGTTTGGTAAAGACTGACGCCCGAGTCACTGGGGTCCTGCAAGGGCAGAATAAAGCGGGGTGAGGAGTGAGCCTTCAGATCCAAGAAGCGGAGAGAACTGCTAGCAAggcaccccacccctgccacatGGCAATCGAACTTCTGGATTTCAAAGACACACACAAGCAACTCTAGAGAGCAACTGCTCAAAACGAAAAggacttcagtccagttcagttcagttcagtcgctcagtcgtgtctgactctttgcgaccccatgaatcacagcacgccaggcctccctgtccatcaccatctcccggagttcactcagactcacgtccatcgagtctgtgatgccatccagtcatctcatcctctgtcatccccttctcctcctgccctcaatctctcccagcatcagcgtcttttccaatgagtcaactcttcgcatgaggtggccaaagtactggagtttcagctttagcatcattgcttccaaagaagtcccagggctgatcaggTGTTAATCTAGCAGAACGTGTACAGGGCTTTTGTACTGAAGACCACAAAGTGACCATGAGACAGAGATCTACGTAAATGCAGACACATAATGTGCTCACAGGTTGCAAGACTCTACACAGATGTCTGTACTCCCCAAACTGATATACTGTCTTAACACAGTTTCTATCAACATCCagctaagatcttttttgtgtgtctAGGGATAGGgctattctaaaatttatttagaaaggccaaggaactagaaaagttaaatattttattctttatttgaaatatttacttttttagaaaatattttaaaaatgaaaaataaggtaGGAAGACGTGGTCTGCATAACTTCAAGGCTGCAAGGACAGACAGAAACACATCGTCAAGACAGTGAGGGGCAGAGATCGATGAACACAATAGAAAACTCAGAAGCAGATTCACGCCCAGGCGCCCATGGGCTTTGACAGCAGTGCCAAAGAAGTTCACCGAAGCAAAGACGACCTTTTTAACACATGGAGCTTGAGCAACTGAACGTCCAATAACCCTGACCTAGCTCACAGCTTgcaaaaaaattaactgaaagtGGTCATGGATTTACACGTGAaagtataaaacttttagaaaaaaaaatgtgagaaaatcTTTAAGAACCAGGGTTAAGACAGCGAGTTTTAAGACTTGacaccaaaataagaaaaaacctgaaaaattgGACTTCAAATACAACATCAGAAAAGCAAGCAGTCCAGTTAGAATGTGGTCAAAAGACGTGAAGagatatttcaccaaagaggatTCGTAGATGGGAAATAAACACTTGCATAAATGTCCAACATAACTGGCCAgtgaggaaatgcaaattaaaaccacagtggggTACCACCTATCACAAgagctgaaataaaaaatagcGACAActccaaatgctggtgaggatgctgAGAAACTGGGTCGCTCAAATGTTGCTGGCGGGAATGGAAAATAGTAGTTggggttcagtcgctaagtcgtgtctgactctctgtgaccctctggacttcagcacaccaggctttcctgtccttcactatctctcagagtttactcaaacttatgtccattgtgttggtgatgttatccaaccatctcatcctgcacCATCTGGGGAAAAGTTTGccagtttcttaaaaaatcaaacatgCAAATATCGCAAGTGCATGACCCAGCAATGCTCTCAGGCATTAATCCCAGAGAAACTAAATTTTATATCTGTCTGGATGTCtgtatgtttatagcagcttcatTTACGATAGCCCAGactggaatcaacctagatgtccttcaacAAGTGAATGATTAAACCAGCCATGGTCCACCCGCAccgtggaatactactcaggtgTGGGTAGGCAAGCCACCTGCTTGCCTCCAGGGAGTCACCCTGAGTGAAGAGCCAGTCCCCGAAGTTATATAATGTGCGACtccacgatggacgtgagtttgagtgaactccgggagttggtgatggacagggaggccaggggtgctgcgattcatggggtcgcaaagagtcagacacgactgagggactgaactgaactgaactgaacttaggtgGAGTTGtttttcagctgctaagttgtgtctgaccctttgtgaccccatggactgcaacatatagcattcttgaaatgacagcTTTATGGAAATGGAGAACAGCTGAGTGGCTATCAAGGTTCAGGACAGTGTCAGGGTGGGAAGGGGTGGCTGTCTATAAAAGGGGACCACGTGGTGTCGGGGGTCCTGAGTGCTGGCTGTGTCCATGTCGGTTTGCGTGCTTCGATCCTGGGCTGAGTGGGGGAGATGCTGTCACTGGGGGACGGGGCcagggcgcgggggtctctgcaTTCCTTCTTATAACTGCACGTGAGTCTACAGTTActctcagtaaaactttaattttgGAAAAGGACCCGATGTGTTTAGGGAGCTCTGTGTACTTGACTCCTCTCGCCGGGCTTGCTCTTCAGCCTGTAAGCCCCGTGATAAACATGTCTAAGGTTGCTTACCCTGTGCTTCCCCCGGAGGGAGCTCAGAGTTCATCCAGCGGGCTTCGCTGTCCTCAGACCCTGCCTCTCGGGCTGCGTCCTGACCTCAGTCCCAGCCCCGTGCCAGGCCCACCGAAGCAGACCTTTATTTCTCCAGGTGACTCGAGTGCCTGGTGCCACTGGGAGGCACTGGGTCAGGACACAGAGTCAGGAACACTACGGAGGGGACTCCAGCCCTGGCG
This DNA window, taken from Capricornis sumatraensis isolate serow.1 chromosome 12, serow.2, whole genome shotgun sequence, encodes the following:
- the ATP4B gene encoding potassium-transporting ATPase subunit beta, whose protein sequence is MAALQEKKSCGQRMEEFQRYCWNPDTGQMLGRTLSRWVWISLYYVAFYVVMTGVFALCIYVLMCTVDPYTPDYQDQLKSPGVTLRPDTYGDKGLDISYNVSDNRTWTGLTQALRHFLAGYSPAAQEDNINCTSERYFFQERFLAPNHTKFSCKFTADMLQNCSGQPDPTFGFAEGKPCFIIKMNRIVKFLPGNSTAPRVDCAFLDRPRGAPALQVAYFPPSGSYSLRYFPYYGKKAQPHYSNPLVAAKLLNVPKNKEVVVVCKILAEHVTFDNPHDPYEGKVEFKLKIQK